In the Rhizobium sp. SSA_523 genome, CGCCTGGTGTGGCTATACCTGTCCGCAAACCGTGTGGGTGGACCTGTTTCTGGTCGTGGAACGTTTCATTGAAGGCGACCGCAATGCCCGCATGAAACTGGATGCAGCGCCCTGGAGCGCCACCAAGATCTGGAAACGCTCCGTCAAGCACGCGATCTGGCTGGCAATCGCGGTAGCGACCGGCGGCGCCTGGATCTTCTACTTTGCCGATGCGCCCTCACTCGCCTTCGACTTCGTCACCGGCCACGCCAATGTCGTCGCCTATTCGACCGTCGCCGTCTTGACGGCCACCACCTATCTGCTTGGCGGCTTGATGCGCGAGCAGGTGTGCATCTATATGTGTCCCTGGCCGCGCATCCAGGGGGCCATGCTGGATGAAAATTCGCTCGTCGTCACCTATAACGACTGGCGCGGCGAGCCGCGCGGCAAGCACGCCAAGAAGGCGGCAGCGGCAAACCAGGCGGTGGGCGATTGCGTGGATTGCAATGCCTGCGTCGCCGTCTGTCCCATGGGCATCGATATCCGGGACGGCCAGCAACTGGCCTGCATCACCTGCGCCCTGTGCATCGACGCCTGTGACGGCGTGATGGACAAGCTCGGTCGCGAGAGAGGCCTGATCGCCTATGCGACGCTGAACGAATATCAAGCAAATATGGCGCTTGCCACCGATCAGGGGCGCAGCGCGATCGATCCCGGCCGGGTGCGCGATCAGGATGGCAGCTTTTCCGACAAGGTCCGCCACTTCGATTGGCGTGTCATCTTCCGGCCCCGCACCCTCGTCTATATGGGCGTCTGGACCGCCGTCGGCATCGGTCTCCTGGTCGCCCTGCTCAGCCGCGACCGGTTGGAGATCAACGTGATCCATGACCGCAACCCGCAATATGTGCTGGAATCGGATGGCTCCATCCGCAACGGCTATACGATCCGCCTCCTCAACATGGTGCCGGAACCGCGCACGGTCCTCCTGTCGCTCGATGGCCTGACGGGCGCGACGATGAAGATCCCGCTCATCTCCAACGATTTTGCCGACCGCACCTTCGCCATTCCTGTCGAGCCGGACAAGGCCACGGCCGTCAAGGTCTTCGTCACTCTGCCGGCACAGGCGGCGGAGAACGCGCGCGAAGGCTTCCGCTTCATCGCCGAGGACCGGTCCAGCCATGAGCGCGATGTCTACAATGCCACCTTCAACGCCCCGGGAGCCAGATGATGAACGCGCGGCACGCAAAGGAATTCCAATTCACCGGCTGGCATATGCTTGCCGTGATCTGCCTGTTCTTCGGAACGATCATCTCGGTCAACCTGTACATGGCCTATCAGGCCGTCCACAGCTGGAGCGGAATCGTGGTGGAAAACACCTATGTCGCCAGCCAGCAGTTCAATGCCAAGGTCGCCGAAGCGAAAAAACTGGGTGCGACCGGCATCGCCGGCGCGATTTCTGTCGATCGCTCGACGATCCGCTATACGATCGCCGACGCGTCCGGAGCTCCGGTCGAGGCGGAGCGCGTCACGGCCAGTTTCCGCCGTCCGGTCGGCGACCATCAGGATTTCGAGGTCGAGCTTGCCGGCCTCGGTCGTGGCGTCTTCGAAAACAACCGCGCGGTCCTGCCCGGGCATTGGATCGTCGAGATCTCCGCGCTGCAGGGCGGCGAGCGCATCCTCCACCATACCCAGCGCGTCGCGATTGCCGAGGGCGGACAATGAGCTGCTGTGCGCCGGGAACCGAAGCCGCGCTGGAGCTGCAGAGCGGCATGCAGCAACCACCCTCGCGGGAAGAACTGATGCTGGCCAGCCGCGATCTTGGCGGCGGGCTGCGTCAGACGGATCTGAGCGTGCCGCAAGCCCATTGCGGCGCCTGCATCTCATCGATAGAGCGGGCGCTCGCAGCCCTTCCGGGCGTGACACGCGCAAGGGTCAACCTGTCGACCAAGCGGGTGGCGATTACCTGGCGCGCGAAACTGGAGACCGGCCCGAGAACTGGTCAAGAGACGGGTCAAGCGACTGGTGAAGGGACTGAACCGGCCACGGGCCGGGAGAT is a window encoding:
- the ccoG gene encoding cytochrome c oxidase accessory protein CcoG, encoding MSLETAQSQQHNADQAGSASDAAGPPRPFSTSPEPLPEPLYEARRKIFPKRAEGRFRRFKWLVMLITLGIYYLTPWIRWDRGPYAPDQAVLVDLAGRRFYFFFIEIWPQEFFFVAGLLVMAGFGLFLVTSAVGRAWCGYTCPQTVWVDLFLVVERFIEGDRNARMKLDAAPWSATKIWKRSVKHAIWLAIAVATGGAWIFYFADAPSLAFDFVTGHANVVAYSTVAVLTATTYLLGGLMREQVCIYMCPWPRIQGAMLDENSLVVTYNDWRGEPRGKHAKKAAAANQAVGDCVDCNACVAVCPMGIDIRDGQQLACITCALCIDACDGVMDKLGRERGLIAYATLNEYQANMALATDQGRSAIDPGRVRDQDGSFSDKVRHFDWRVIFRPRTLVYMGVWTAVGIGLLVALLSRDRLEINVIHDRNPQYVLESDGSIRNGYTIRLLNMVPEPRTVLLSLDGLTGATMKIPLISNDFADRTFAIPVEPDKATAVKVFVTLPAQAAENAREGFRFIAEDRSSHERDVYNATFNAPGAR
- a CDS encoding FixH family protein encodes the protein MNARHAKEFQFTGWHMLAVICLFFGTIISVNLYMAYQAVHSWSGIVVENTYVASQQFNAKVAEAKKLGATGIAGAISVDRSTIRYTIADASGAPVEAERVTASFRRPVGDHQDFEVELAGLGRGVFENNRAVLPGHWIVEISALQGGERILHHTQRVAIAEGGQ